The following coding sequences are from one bacterium window:
- a CDS encoding PP2C family protein-serine/threonine phosphatase, which yields LGEHGILLGVLPGQEFPPTSVRIDKGDKLIIYTDGITEARNDLNEEFGQERLIEAIKKASASSAEELANDIIGAVTKHTSGLEPNDDMTLLIFSF from the coding sequence ATTGGGTGAGCACGGAATACTACTTGGTGTTCTCCCCGGTCAGGAGTTCCCTCCGACTTCTGTCCGAATCGATAAGGGCGACAAGCTCATCATCTATACTGACGGGATTACCGAGGCAAGAAACGATCTCAACGAGGAGTTCGGGCAAGAACGGCTGATCGAGGCCATCAAGAAGGCCTCCGCCTCGTCCGCGGAAGAGCTGGCCAATGACATCATCGGCGCAGTAACCAAGCATACGAGCGGGCTGGAGCCGAACGACGACATGACGCTGCTCATCTTCTCTTTCTAA